GATCGACCCGCGGCGGCTGGCGTCGGCCCTGGTGGCCGCCTGCGAGCGGGCCGGGGTGGTGTTCCACCGGGCGTGGGCCGACCGGCTCGACGTCGTACGGGGCCGGGCCGCCGGGATCACCACGGCGGACGGCACCGCGCTGCCCGCGGGCCGGGTCGTGCTCGCGGGCGGCAGCCTGAGCGGGCGGCTGGCGGGCGTGCCGGACGAGGTGCTGCCCCCGGTGCGGCCGGTGAAGGGGCAGGTGCTGCGGCTGACCGTGCCCCGCCGGTACGCGCCCTTCCTGAACCGGACCGTGCGGGCGGTGGTGCGCGGCAGCCAGGTCTACCTGGTGCCCCGCGAGAACGGTGAGCTGGTGGTCGGCGCGACCAGCGAGGAGCTGGGCTGGGACACGACGGTGACCGCGGGGGGCGTGTACGAGCTGCTGCGCGACGCGCACGAGCTGGTGCCGGGGATCACCGAGCTGCCCCTCACCGAGACCCGGGCGGGTCTGCGCCCCGGCTCGCCGGACAACGCGCCGCTGCTCGGCCCGTCGGGGCTGGACGGGCTGCTGCTGGCCACCGGGCACTACCGCAACGGGGTGCTGCTCACCCCGGTCACCGGGGACGTGATGGCGCAGGTCCTGGCGGGCGGGGAGCTGCCGCCCGAGGCCCGGCCGTTCACCCCCCGGCGCTTCGGCGCCGCCCTCGTGGAGCAGCCCGCATGAACATCTCCGTCAACGGGCGGCCGGCGCGGGTCGACCCGGGCACCGCGCTGGACGCCCTCGTCCGGACCCTCACCGCGGCGCCCTCCGGGGTGGCCGCCGCCGTCAACGAGACCGTCGTCCCGCGCACGCGGTGGGCGGCCACGACCCTCGCCGAGGGGGACCGCGTCGAGGTCCTCACCGCAGTCCAGGGAGGCTGAGCCATGGCAGACGACCCCTTCGTCCTCGGCGGGCTGCCGCTGGGCTCCCGGCTGATCATGGGGACCGGCGGCGCGCCGAGCCTGGAGGTGCTGGAGCGGGCGCTGGCCGCCTCCGGCACCGAGCTGACCACGGTCGCGATGCGGCGGGTCGACCCGTCCGTGCACGGCTCGGTGCTGTCGGTGCTCCAGCGCCTCGGCATCCGGGTGCTGCCGAACACGGCGGGCTGCTTCACCGCCGGGGAGGCCGTGCTGACCGCCCGGCTCGCCCGGGAGGCGCTGGACACCGACCTGGTCAAGCTGGAGGTCATCGCCGACGAGCGGACCCTGCTGCCGGACCCGGTGGAGCTGCTGGACGCGGCGGAGACCCTGGTGGACGACGGGTTCACGGTGCTGCCGTACACCAACGACGACCCGGTGCTCGCCCGGAAGCTGGAGGACGTGGGCTGTGCGGCGGTGATGCCGCTGGGCTCGCCGATCGGGTCCGGGCTCGGCATCCGCAACCCGCACAACTTCGAGCTGATCGTCGAGCGGGCGGGCGTGCCGGTGATCCTGGACGCGGGCGCCGGCACCGCCTCGGACGTGGCGCTGGCGATGGAGCTGGGGTGCGCCGGGGTGATGCTGGCCTCCGCCGTCACCCGGGCCCAGCGGCCCGCGGAGATGGCCGCGGCCATGAGGCACGCGGTCGAGGCGGGCCGGCTGGCCCGGCTGGCCGGGCGGATCCCGCGCCGGCACTTCGCCGAGGCGTCCTCCCCGGTGGCGGGCCGGGCCCACCTCGATCCGGAGCGGCCCGCCTTCGG
Above is a genomic segment from Streptomyces collinus Tu 365 containing:
- the thiO gene encoding glycine oxidase ThiO, with the protein product MSSRTSDVLVIGGGIIGLVTAWRAAQRGLATAVVDPEPGGGAARVAAGMLAAVTELHYGEETLLALNLESARRYPDFAAELTELTGHDLGYRRCGTLAVALDADDRAHLRELHALQQRSGLESEWLSGRDCRRLEPMLAPGVRGGLRVDGDHQIDPRRLASALVAACERAGVVFHRAWADRLDVVRGRAAGITTADGTALPAGRVVLAGGSLSGRLAGVPDEVLPPVRPVKGQVLRLTVPRRYAPFLNRTVRAVVRGSQVYLVPRENGELVVGATSEELGWDTTVTAGGVYELLRDAHELVPGITELPLTETRAGLRPGSPDNAPLLGPSGLDGLLLATGHYRNGVLLTPVTGDVMAQVLAGGELPPEARPFTPRRFGAALVEQPA
- the thiS gene encoding sulfur carrier protein ThiS, yielding MNISVNGRPARVDPGTALDALVRTLTAAPSGVAAAVNETVVPRTRWAATTLAEGDRVEVLTAVQGG
- a CDS encoding thiazole synthase; protein product: MADDPFVLGGLPLGSRLIMGTGGAPSLEVLERALAASGTELTTVAMRRVDPSVHGSVLSVLQRLGIRVLPNTAGCFTAGEAVLTARLAREALDTDLVKLEVIADERTLLPDPVELLDAAETLVDDGFTVLPYTNDDPVLARKLEDVGCAAVMPLGSPIGSGLGIRNPHNFELIVERAGVPVILDAGAGTASDVALAMELGCAGVMLASAVTRAQRPAEMAAAMRHAVEAGRLARLAGRIPRRHFAEASSPVAGRAHLDPERPAFG